A genomic stretch from Falco cherrug isolate bFalChe1 chromosome 3, bFalChe1.pri, whole genome shotgun sequence includes:
- the CFAP90 gene encoding uncharacterized protein CFAP90, protein MAVPGPAAAPVTGGPGRPEEAPGSAAGGRRQPPLSALSAFSHVPARREGPAELSYFHRPAKTGDVSTYDAIFKRPEGYNKNLHRCDRQHAKSHGLNINEEEMARPVAVLSSSEHGRRINKPIEQPIRDHTRINHVQAEFYRKNGITCLLEKPPPSLDPC, encoded by the exons ATGGCGGTCCCCGGCCCAGCTGCGGCCCCGGTGACGGGAGGGCCAGGACGGCCGGAGGAGGCACCCGGTAGCGCGGCAGGAGGGAGGCGGCAGCCTCCCCTCTCTGCCCTCTCCGCCTTCAGCCACGTTCCGGCCAGGCGGGAAGGGCCTGCGGAGCTCAGTTACTTCCACCGGCCGGCCAAG ACAGGAGATGTTTCCACATATGATGCCATTTTTAAAAGACCAGAGGGCTACAACAAAAATCTTCACCGGTGCGACAGACAACATGCGAAGAGTCATGGTCTTAACATTAATGAGGAG GAAATGGCAAGACCTGTTGCTGTTTTGTCATCTTCAGAGCATGGGAGACGCATAAATAAGCCCATAGAGCAGCCAATCAGAGATCACACAAGGATTAATCATGTGCAGGCAGAATTCTACAGGAAAAATGGCATCACCTGCTTATTGGAGAAACCTCCTCCAAGCCTGGATCCATGCTAA